One genomic segment of Rubripirellula reticaptiva includes these proteins:
- a CDS encoding low molecular weight protein tyrosine phosphatase family protein, whose protein sequence is MNDDLWPREKKWSDLYLRSEKLHRAKQLGMEYPRVQGHHQIEQHAVNVLFICSKNRWRSPTAEKMYADHDLFRVRSAGTSRSANRVVRSGDLKWADVVIAMEPKHVSRLRADFPGETRYLDIHCADIPDDYRFMDPELQGLIADAVTRILPDHANGG, encoded by the coding sequence ATGAACGATGACCTGTGGCCACGCGAGAAGAAGTGGTCTGACCTTTATCTCCGCTCCGAAAAGCTGCACCGCGCGAAGCAGCTCGGCATGGAATACCCACGCGTGCAAGGGCATCACCAAATCGAACAACATGCTGTAAACGTCCTGTTCATCTGCTCAAAGAACCGCTGGCGTAGCCCAACCGCGGAGAAGATGTACGCTGACCACGACCTGTTTCGGGTGCGCTCGGCTGGCACCAGTCGGTCCGCAAATCGCGTTGTTCGGTCCGGAGACCTCAAATGGGCAGACGTTGTGATCGCCATGGAACCTAAGCATGTTTCACGCCTGCGGGCCGACTTCCCTGGCGAGACGCGATACTTGGACATACACTGTGCTGATATTCCCGACGACTACCGATTCATGGACCCGGAGCTGCAGGGCCTCATCGCTGATGCGGTCACCCGTATTCTCCCGGACCACGCAAACGGCGGATAA